In Bacteroides cellulosilyticus, the genomic stretch CTGAAAAGAATTTCAACTTACTAATTTTGTTGTCGTTGAAATCAATTTGTTCATTTAAAAAGTGCTATATCATGAAACACAAAACCATTCTTTTGCTTGCTTCTTTATTTGTAGTGGGAATTGCTTGTAAGCAATTCAACCGGGAATTTTCAGTAAATACCAATATTGATTATTGTGAGACCCAGGCTTTACGTACATTGGCCATTGTTCCTTCTGGCTCAGAAGGAGGTATTCCTAACTCGATCGATGGAGATGATGTTAATTGGCATTTCACCAGTCCCGGTTCATGGACTTCAGGTTTCTGGCCTGGTATTCTTTGGTATTTATATGAGAATACAAAGGATAATATGTGGAAAGTTGCAGCTGAAAACTATACTCAAAAGATTCTTCCTGTAACTCACAGAAAAGCAAGGAGCCATGATATGGGATTCATTACGATGTGTAGTTTGGGCAATGGATATCGTTTGACGGGTAATACGGAATATAAAGAAGGATTATTACGTGCTGCTGATTCTCTTTCTGTTCTGTTTAATTCCGAAGTTGGTACTTTTCTGTCATGGCCGGGTATGGTGAGAAAGGAAAATTGGCCTCATAATACTATTATTGATAATATGATGAATCTTGAGCTGCTATTCTGGGCTGCCCGAAACGGGGGAGAACGCCGTCTATATGATATGGCGTGTGAGCATGCCGATACTACAATGAAATATCAGTTTCGCAAAGATTATTCATGCTATCATGTTGCCGTATATGACACGATTACCGGACATTTTATAAAAGGTGTGACTCATCAAGGACTGAGCGATAACTCCATGTGGGCACGTGGGCAAGCATGGGCTATTTATGGTTATACTATGGTATATCGTGAAACGGGAGAAGTGCGCTTTCTGAACTTTGCCCGAAAAGTAGCAGATGCTTATTTATCCCGTTTACCGGAGGATTTAATTCCTTATTGGGATTTTGATGCTCCCGATTTGTCTTCTGGAGAACCTAAAGATGCTTCCGCAGCGGCTATTACAGCTTCTGCTTTACTGGAACTTTCTACTTATGTAACCGAGCGTGACTCTTCACATTATTACTATGACCAGGCAGAAAAGATGCTTGAAGTGTTATCATCTTCTGCTTATAAGGCAGGAGATACAAAATATGCTTTTCTGTTACATTCGGTAGGTCATATGCCTCGTGGTGGAGAAGTTGATGCATCCATTATTTATGCAGACTATTATTATCTTGAAGCATTAATCCGTTTTAAGAGATTACAAGAGAAACGTTCTATACTGGCTAATTTATAAATATTTCCTTAATCTTATCTATTATGAATACACAATTGATGATTGCCGGATATTGTCCGGTTGGAAATTATTCTTTCGAGATAATTTATAAAAAGTATCACACTTTTTTCGTGCACTATGCTGAAAAAACAATGGGAGAGGAATTGTATGCTGAAGATGTTGTACAAGATGTATTTATCAATTTGCTACAGCAGACTAATTATTTTGTATCGGAAGGTGCAGTATTGAAATACATCTACAAAGCGCTTTATAACCGCTGTATTGATTTTATACGTCATAAGCAAATAGAACAGCATTATGAAGAAGTCTCTGGAAATGACTTTATATCTGCATTGAATAGAGATGGGCACAATACTCTTTTGACAAAAGAATTTTTTGTAATAGTAGAAAATCGTATAAAAGGGTTACCTCCTAAATGCAAACAGATATTTGTAATGAAGTATAAGAATGAGTATTCTAATCCGGAAATCAGCGAAAAGTTAGGATTATCGATACGAACAGTAGAGAATCAAATATATATTGCCCGCAACGTGTTACGAGAATATGTGGATTCTTATCTATGTTCCTAAAAAAATAGCGAAAATTATCTTTTGTTTGAGTGAATGAAAGTTTATTCCCGTTTAATCTATGTTCATTGAAGATATATTGACTAAATAATTAAATGTGATTTTTTATGTTAAACTTAAAATGCATGCTATGAATAAGAAAGACAAATTCTTTATGCTTTTAGCATTGTCCTGTTTGCCATTAAGTGAAATGGCTGCGGAACAAGCGGATGGTATGGCTGCATCTCCTATAACTCAGGAGGTATTGCAGAATTCGGTTAAAATTACCGGAAAGGTAGTGGATGTTCAAGGAGAACCGGTTATTGGTGCTACAGTAATGGAAAAAGGTACCACCAATGGTATCATTACAGATGTTGACGGTAGCTTTACATTAAATGTTTCTCCCAACCGGAAATTACAGGTTTCGTATGTCGGTTATCAGACTCAGGAAATTACAATTGGCTCCAATCGTACGTTGAGAATAACTTTGAAAGAGGACTCTGAATTGCTGGATGAAGTTGTGGTAGTAGGGTATGGTACGATGAAGAAATCAGATTTGACAGGTGCGGTATCCTCCGTTTCTACTCAGGACTTAATGAGAAGTGGTAGAACGGATGCGGTAGGGGCTATGCAGGG encodes the following:
- a CDS encoding RNA polymerase sigma-70 factor translates to MNTQLMIAGYCPVGNYSFEIIYKKYHTFFVHYAEKTMGEELYAEDVVQDVFINLLQQTNYFVSEGAVLKYIYKALYNRCIDFIRHKQIEQHYEEVSGNDFISALNRDGHNTLLTKEFFVIVENRIKGLPPKCKQIFVMKYKNEYSNPEISEKLGLSIRTVENQIYIARNVLREYVDSYLCS
- a CDS encoding glycoside hydrolase family 88 protein produces the protein MKHKTILLLASLFVVGIACKQFNREFSVNTNIDYCETQALRTLAIVPSGSEGGIPNSIDGDDVNWHFTSPGSWTSGFWPGILWYLYENTKDNMWKVAAENYTQKILPVTHRKARSHDMGFITMCSLGNGYRLTGNTEYKEGLLRAADSLSVLFNSEVGTFLSWPGMVRKENWPHNTIIDNMMNLELLFWAARNGGERRLYDMACEHADTTMKYQFRKDYSCYHVAVYDTITGHFIKGVTHQGLSDNSMWARGQAWAIYGYTMVYRETGEVRFLNFARKVADAYLSRLPEDLIPYWDFDAPDLSSGEPKDASAAAITASALLELSTYVTERDSSHYYYDQAEKMLEVLSSSAYKAGDTKYAFLLHSVGHMPRGGEVDASIIYADYYYLEALIRFKRLQEKRSILANL